Proteins from one Impatiens glandulifera chromosome 2, dImpGla2.1, whole genome shotgun sequence genomic window:
- the LOC124924606 gene encoding protein LURP-one-related 15-like yields the protein MVNPIPVPAPSPSYTAVTSPIAVVGRQYCILEYPIDLVIVRKVMALSLGNFTVTDIKENIMFKLEAQWSLHDHRILRDPAGNPIVTLRQKIRSMHGRWQVFKGESHEEKDLLFTAKTTSWLQFKTKMDVFLANNTKQETPDFRLDGSYSERSGIIYAGDGKSKAILAQMHKKDTVKSVLLGKDNFRVTIYPNVDYAFIVALIVILDDIQCRSRSRELEMSHSHSNAGKLDCHVPL from the exons ATGGTGAATCCCATTCCGGTGCCGGCTCCATCACCAAGCTACACCGCCGTAACGAGTCCGATTGCGGTGGTGGGACGGCAATACTGCATATTGGAGTATCCAATTGACCTTGTGATTGTGAGAAAGGTCATGGCTTTAAGCCTTGGCAATTTCACCGTGACAGATATAAAGGAGAATATAATGTTCAAATTGGAAGCTCAATGGTCTCTTCACGACCATCGGATCCTTCGTGATCCAGCTGGAAATCCAATTGTCACTCTCCGACAAAAG ATCAGATCAATGCATGGGAGATGGCAGGTGTTCAAAGGAGAGAGCCATGAGGAGAAAGACCTTCTCTTCACAGCTAAAACAACCTCATGGCTGCAATTCAAGACAAAGATGGACGTTTTCTTGGCAAATAACACCAAACAAGAAACCCCTGATTTCAGGTTGGATGGCAGTTATTCTGAGAGGTCCGGCATCATCTACGCCGGAGATGGCAAGTCCAAAGCCATTCTTGCCCAA ATGCATAAGAAGGATACTGTGAAAAGTGTATTACTGGGGAAGGACAACTTCAGAGTGACCATCTATCCAAACGTAGACTACGCTTTCATCGTCGCCCTCATTGTCATTCTTGACGATATTCAGTGTCGGTCTCGGTCTCGAGAATTGGAAATGTCCCATTCTCATTCCAATGCAGGAAAATTGGATTGCCACGTCCCATtgtag